The following proteins are co-located in the Microvirga ossetica genome:
- a CDS encoding acyl-CoA dehydrogenase family protein → MESSFCEPLWETDETRIFRNSVRRFVEAEFAPVQDEWRKRKGPGAEAWKKAGSAGLLLADVPMDYGGGGGNFANEIIVCEELARTGVHFGCSVQSIVARYILSYGSEEQKRRWLPDMARGNLIAAIAMTEPGTGSDLPSIRTTARPDGDHYVINGSKTFVSNGTLANLICLAAKTDTNVAPFRGISMIIVETADLPGYKVGSPLEKVGMQGQDTCELFFDDVHVPKANLLGRSEGHGLVQMTEQLPYERLTIAAKALTTAERALTLTTGYVKERAAFGQPIIDFQNTRFKLAECKTETHIGRVFLNDCIQRCVMGKIDDLTAAMAKLWFTDTEWKIVDTCAQLHGGYGYMLEYAIARIWTDSRVQRIYGGTNEIMHEIIASTL, encoded by the coding sequence ATGGAGTCATCTTTTTGCGAGCCGCTTTGGGAAACAGACGAGACTCGTATATTCCGGAACAGCGTTCGACGGTTCGTAGAAGCGGAATTCGCACCGGTCCAGGACGAATGGAGGAAACGGAAAGGACCCGGTGCCGAAGCCTGGAAGAAGGCCGGCTCGGCCGGACTGTTACTTGCCGATGTCCCTATGGATTATGGTGGAGGCGGCGGCAACTTCGCAAATGAAATTATCGTTTGCGAAGAGCTTGCGCGCACTGGAGTCCACTTCGGCTGCTCGGTTCAAAGCATCGTTGCGCGGTATATCCTTTCCTACGGCAGTGAGGAGCAAAAGCGCCGATGGCTGCCGGACATGGCTCGGGGCAATCTCATTGCAGCCATTGCGATGACGGAACCCGGCACCGGGTCGGATCTCCCGTCGATACGAACAACCGCCCGTCCTGATGGAGACCATTACGTCATAAACGGCTCCAAGACGTTCGTGAGCAACGGCACCCTCGCCAACTTAATCTGCTTGGCCGCCAAGACTGACACGAACGTTGCCCCATTCCGGGGAATATCCATGATCATCGTCGAGACCGCGGATTTGCCGGGTTATAAGGTAGGTTCTCCGCTCGAGAAGGTCGGTATGCAGGGTCAGGATACCTGCGAGCTGTTCTTCGACGACGTCCATGTCCCGAAAGCCAACCTGCTAGGTCGCTCCGAAGGCCACGGCCTGGTGCAAATGACGGAGCAGTTGCCCTACGAACGCCTCACGATCGCTGCAAAAGCACTCACGACAGCGGAGCGGGCACTGACGCTGACAACAGGATATGTCAAAGAGCGTGCCGCTTTCGGACAACCCATCATCGATTTTCAGAACACACGCTTCAAGCTCGCAGAGTGCAAGACCGAAACACATATCGGCCGCGTGTTTCTAAACGACTGCATCCAACGCTGCGTCATGGGCAAGATCGACGACCTGACCGCAGCAATGGCGAAGCTTTGGTTCACCGACACAGAGTGGAAGATCGTTGATACCTGCGCTCAGCTGCACGGTGGCTACGGCTACATGCTCGAATATGCCATCGCTCGCATTTGGACCGATAGTCGCGTCCAGCGCATCTATGGAGGAACGAATGAAATCATGCACGAGATCATTGCTTCCACACTTTAA
- a CDS encoding IS5 family transposase (programmed frameshift), whose protein sequence is MLTEAQWAMLEPLVEQCRPKGKTPPQDLRRTFEAILWRHENGAKWRAVPAELGPWWRAAQTFIRWARLGVWERLLNLVQKCGIQLGMTFLDGTSVRAHQKAAGARRKGGSQAQRDHREALGRSRGGYGTKACVIADGLGRAIAFRIAPGQAHELPDAIPLLHSLPSVPSWVVADRGYSSHSFREHIWSIGAKPAIPAKSNEAPVACPDWIYNNRNVVERLWARLKEWRAVATRYEKTARSFMGVLCLAAAIDWLKR, encoded by the exons ATGCTAACGGAAGCACAATGGGCCATGCTGGAGCCACTGGTGGAGCAATGCCGTCCCAAGGGCAAGACACCGCCACAGGATCTGCGTCGGACGTTCGAGGCCATTCTCTGGCGCCATGAGAACGGCGCCAAGTGGCGCGCCGTGCCGGCTGAATTGGGGCCGTGGTGGCGCGCCGCTCAGACCTTCATCCGCTGGGCCCGTCTGGGTGTCTGGGAGCGCCTGCTCAACCTGGTACAGAAGTGCGGCATCCAGCTCGGGATGACCTTCCTCGACGGCACCAGCGTGCGCGCGCATCAGAAGGCCGCCGGGGCTCGTCGAAAAG GGGGCTCTCAAGCTCAACGAGACCATCGTGAAGCGCTTGGTCGGTCTCGTGGCGGCTATGGCACCAAGGCTTGCGTGATCGCCGACGGGCTCGGACGCGCCATCGCGTTTCGCATTGCACCCGGTCAGGCGCACGAGCTGCCTGACGCCATTCCGCTGCTTCACAGTTTGCCGAGTGTGCCCAGCTGGGTGGTGGCCGATCGCGGTTATTCAAGCCACAGCTTCCGCGAGCACATCTGGAGCATCGGTGCGAAGCCGGCGATCCCGGCTAAGTCCAATGAGGCGCCGGTGGCCTGTCCGGACTGGATCTATAACAACCGCAATGTCGTCGAGCGGCTCTGGGCCAGGCTCAAAGAGTGGCGAGCCGTTGCAACCCGCTACGAGAAGACCGCACGATCCTTCATGGGCGTGCTCTGCCTCGCCGCAGCAATCGACTGGCTCAAGCGCTAA
- a CDS encoding cysteine hydrolase family protein translates to MTPLGPATLHLCIDMQRLFSTEGPWPTPWMERVLPVVAEIAERAPDRTVFTRFIPPYRPEDMPGTWRGYYERWREATRERLDPCLLELMPPLQRLVPPATVLDKPVYSAFAGHKLRDLVSERGVDTLLITGSETDMCVLATVLGAVDLGLRVVIVTDGVCSSSDEGHDSLLTLYSKRYRHQIQTIESESVFAQWPA, encoded by the coding sequence ATGACGCCACTCGGTCCTGCCACGCTTCATTTGTGTATCGATATGCAGCGACTCTTTTCTACGGAAGGCCCTTGGCCGACCCCGTGGATGGAGCGCGTCCTGCCGGTCGTCGCCGAGATCGCCGAACGGGCTCCAGACCGCACGGTCTTCACGCGCTTCATCCCTCCCTACAGGCCCGAAGACATGCCGGGCACGTGGCGCGGCTATTACGAGCGCTGGCGTGAGGCGACCCGGGAGCGCCTCGATCCCTGCCTCCTGGAGCTGATGCCGCCGCTGCAGCGTCTCGTGCCTCCGGCAACCGTCCTGGACAAGCCGGTCTATTCGGCTTTTGCCGGCCATAAGCTGCGTGATCTCGTCAGCGAGCGCGGCGTCGATACGCTGCTGATCACCGGGTCGGAAACGGATATGTGCGTTCTCGCCACGGTGCTCGGCGCCGTCGATCTCGGGCTACGCGTCGTGATTGTCACCGATGGCGTCTGCAGCTCTTCCGATGAGGGGCACGATTCCCTCCTGACGCTCTATTCGAAGCGCTACCGGCACCAGATCCAAACGATCGAGAGCGAGAGCGTATTCGCGCAATGGCCGGCATGA
- a CDS encoding HlyD family secretion protein gives MIVVLLNSYIALLALFVWLKFIPFNTFWKISPVIVLLLLLVGLFIPMGWGAPSGPVVVGRNSVQIVPSVAREVVEVPVMANTPVKEGDVLFRIDPTTYEAQVKTIEAQLKFAELRRSQFSELQSRDTGRAFDVQQREAEVQELQAQLEGAKWNLDRTTVRAPADGYVTNLALRKGARVTAQSPVMAFIDTSETIFAAEIAQIYARYIEVGQPVEITFKTFPGEVFSGRVEAVLQAIATGQTQPGGLAVAPTEIQSAPFVVRFRLDDREIAKRLPAGSTGLAAIYTENVKPAHVIRKVVLRQTAIVNYINPF, from the coding sequence ATGATCGTCGTCCTGCTCAATTCCTATATCGCGCTCCTCGCCCTGTTCGTCTGGCTCAAGTTCATCCCGTTCAACACGTTCTGGAAGATCTCCCCGGTCATCGTGCTGTTGCTTCTTCTCGTCGGGCTCTTCATCCCCATGGGATGGGGTGCGCCTTCGGGGCCCGTCGTGGTGGGGCGCAATTCGGTGCAGATCGTGCCCTCCGTCGCTCGCGAGGTCGTCGAGGTGCCCGTTATGGCAAACACGCCGGTCAAGGAAGGCGACGTGCTGTTCCGCATCGATCCGACCACCTACGAGGCACAGGTCAAGACGATCGAGGCCCAGCTCAAGTTCGCCGAGCTGCGCCGGTCGCAATTCTCCGAGCTCCAGAGCCGCGACACAGGGCGTGCCTTCGATGTGCAGCAGCGCGAGGCCGAGGTTCAGGAGCTGCAGGCGCAGCTCGAAGGCGCCAAATGGAACCTCGACCGCACCACCGTGCGCGCACCGGCCGACGGCTACGTCACCAACCTCGCCCTGCGAAAGGGCGCGAGGGTCACCGCGCAATCGCCAGTGATGGCCTTCATCGACACCTCGGAGACCATCTTCGCGGCGGAGATCGCGCAGATCTACGCCCGCTACATCGAAGTCGGCCAGCCGGTGGAGATCACGTTCAAGACCTTCCCGGGCGAGGTCTTTTCCGGACGTGTCGAGGCGGTGTTGCAGGCCATCGCGACCGGGCAGACTCAGCCCGGCGGACTCGCCGTTGCGCCCACGGAGATCCAGTCGGCACCGTTCGTCGTCCGCTTCAGGCTCGACGACCGGGAGATCGCGAAACGCCTGCCTGCCGGAAGCACCGGCCTCGCGGCGATCTACACCGAAAACGTCAAGCCAGCCCATGTCATCCGCAAGGTCGTGCTGCGCCAGACGGCCATCGTGAACTACATCAATCCGTTCTGA
- a CDS encoding DUF3302 domain-containing protein encodes MSGLDIFAWIVLLVLVATLVAIVVALGMMPGRIARRRGHPWAEAVAVGSWATLIFGFVFWPLVLIWAYVDVPERRETSK; translated from the coding sequence ATGTCAGGTTTGGACATCTTCGCCTGGATCGTCCTCCTCGTCCTCGTGGCGACTCTCGTTGCGATCGTCGTGGCGCTCGGGATGATGCCGGGTCGCATCGCGCGCAGACGCGGGCATCCCTGGGCTGAGGCGGTGGCCGTCGGAAGCTGGGCGACACTGATCTTCGGCTTCGTGTTCTGGCCGCTGGTGCTGATCTGGGCCTATGTGGACGTGCCGGAGCGGCGGGAGACATCGAAATGA
- a CDS encoding DUF1254 domain-containing protein, whose product MRKLVAPFVAVLLLAAPFLSQAVRAQTAPSGTALSADQAREENAYAVGLQAYLWGYPLREYGMTEPKSVAVGGAYINDFRRYPELKTAKDRFVVTPNNVTVDAYATLDLTAEPVVVFVPALAEPRWYIVQIGDSFDEVVRNIGGTKGAQPGVYLITGPDFAGTVPGDMTEVRMRTKIGVTAVRILAKGAADLPKAVEAQKGFHLMQLSAYLREGLAHKPPAERPLMAAYDSKAPEEIRFFDELGHAMSQRLPASADFDDALVASFRQIGLSVGKGFEWQTLDEPTRRGLVRAAKAGEQIVDRKWEAAGETANGWKYTFAGGRAGYDPGLRAALIKYELGAQLSDQVLYPNTAVDDKGEALTGERKYVLQFEAGKLPPVSVFWNMAMYGSDMLFVENEFGRYSIGSTTDGLKTNANGSLTILIQKDRPADTSNWLPAPSGPFNLTMRFYGPETPVLDGSYRLPAVRRVGG is encoded by the coding sequence ATGCGAAAGCTCGTCGCACCGTTCGTAGCAGTCCTTCTGCTGGCGGCTCCGTTCCTGTCGCAAGCCGTCCGAGCGCAGACCGCCCCGAGCGGCACCGCGCTGTCGGCCGATCAGGCCCGCGAGGAGAATGCCTACGCGGTGGGTCTGCAAGCCTACCTATGGGGCTATCCGCTGCGCGAATACGGCATGACAGAACCAAAGAGCGTCGCTGTGGGCGGTGCCTACATCAACGACTTCCGTCGCTATCCCGAACTCAAGACCGCCAAGGACAGGTTCGTCGTCACGCCCAACAACGTCACGGTCGATGCCTACGCGACCCTGGATCTCACGGCCGAACCGGTCGTGGTGTTCGTGCCCGCCCTGGCCGAGCCGCGCTGGTACATCGTGCAGATCGGCGACAGCTTCGACGAGGTCGTCCGTAACATCGGCGGCACCAAGGGGGCGCAACCGGGCGTCTACCTCATCACCGGCCCGGACTTTGCCGGCACCGTGCCTGGCGACATGACCGAGGTGAGGATGCGCACTAAGATCGGCGTGACGGCGGTTCGCATCCTGGCCAAGGGCGCGGCTGACCTGCCCAAGGCCGTGGAGGCCCAGAAGGGTTTCCACCTGATGCAGCTTTCCGCCTACCTGCGCGAGGGATTGGCGCACAAGCCGCCGGCCGAGCGGCCCCTGATGGCGGCCTACGACAGCAAGGCTCCGGAGGAGATCCGCTTCTTCGACGAACTCGGCCATGCGATGAGCCAAAGGCTTCCGGCCTCAGCCGACTTTGATGACGCGCTCGTCGCCTCGTTCCGCCAGATCGGGCTGAGCGTCGGCAAGGGGTTCGAGTGGCAGACCTTGGATGAGCCGACCCGGCGCGGCCTAGTCCGTGCCGCCAAGGCGGGCGAGCAGATCGTCGATCGCAAATGGGAGGCGGCGGGCGAGACGGCCAACGGCTGGAAGTACACTTTTGCCGGAGGGCGGGCCGGCTACGATCCTGGCCTGCGCGCCGCGCTGATCAAGTACGAGCTGGGCGCCCAGCTCTCAGACCAGGTGCTCTATCCCAACACGGCCGTCGACGACAAAGGCGAGGCCCTCACGGGAGAACGGAAGTACGTCCTGCAATTCGAAGCCGGCAAGCTGCCACCCGTCTCGGTATTCTGGAACATGGCGATGTACGGCTCCGACATGCTGTTCGTAGAGAATGAGTTCGGCCGCTACAGCATCGGCAGCACGACTGATGGGCTGAAGACAAATGCCAACGGCTCGCTGACGATCCTGATCCAGAAGGACCGCCCGGCCGACACCTCGAACTGGCTGCCGGCGCCGTCCGGCCCGTTCAACCTGACGATGCGTTTTTACGGGCCGGAGACGCCGGTCCTCGACGGATCATATCGGCTACCTGCGGTCAGGCGCGTCGGCGGTTGA
- a CDS encoding DUF1254 domain-containing protein, with protein MKRIVLAALGFIAVTVTANAQAPTADDIARRSIERRAVEAAIWGMPAVNYNLMYQEMVTKTKGGFNQVLYWSRLLDWKNRTLTPNPDVIYLMPFFNTKDVGPVVLEIPPADEGLFNGSVMNYWQAAIEDVGPGGVDKGRGGKYLILPPGYDRTSIPAGYIAMPSDTYQGYALIRSVPKSGSEADIAKAVTYARRIKVYPLAQAANPPPTVFLDASDVVFDSTIPYDLRFFEALDRMVQAEPWLERDKAMIDPLKTVGIERGKPFAPDTKTQQILTGAIREAKAWFEARYDTLPPFHQGEHWFFPSTEEMFRNVTGDWKIPDSYPVDARGTAYTLAFFSAKHLGQSQYYLLTGKDKDGKPLEGKASYRLTVPANAPVTQYWSMTVYDRDTHAFIREAKWVGRSSQTPGLQKNADGSTEIFFGPAAPTGKESNWVPTDPGGRFEVLARFYGPQKPLFDKTWTLPDIEKVAAQ; from the coding sequence ATGAAGCGCATCGTTCTCGCTGCTCTCGGCTTTATTGCTGTGACGGTGACAGCAAATGCCCAAGCACCGACCGCCGACGACATCGCCCGCCGTTCCATCGAACGGCGCGCGGTCGAGGCTGCGATCTGGGGCATGCCGGCGGTCAATTACAATCTCATGTACCAGGAGATGGTCACCAAGACGAAGGGCGGCTTCAACCAGGTCCTCTACTGGTCGCGCCTGCTCGACTGGAAGAACCGGACGCTGACGCCCAACCCCGACGTGATCTATCTGATGCCGTTCTTCAACACCAAGGATGTCGGGCCCGTGGTGCTGGAGATTCCGCCCGCCGACGAGGGCCTGTTCAACGGCAGCGTCATGAACTACTGGCAGGCCGCCATCGAGGATGTCGGACCGGGCGGCGTCGACAAAGGCAGGGGCGGCAAGTACCTGATCCTGCCGCCGGGCTACGACCGGACCAGCATACCCGCCGGTTACATCGCCATGCCATCCGACACCTATCAGGGCTATGCCTTGATACGCTCGGTGCCGAAGAGCGGCAGCGAGGCCGATATCGCCAAGGCCGTCACTTACGCCAGGCGCATCAAGGTCTACCCGCTCGCGCAGGCGGCCAATCCGCCGCCGACGGTCTTCCTCGACGCGAGCGATGTCGTGTTCGATTCCACCATTCCCTACGACCTGCGCTTCTTCGAGGCGCTCGACCGGATGGTGCAGGCCGAGCCGTGGCTGGAACGCGACAAGGCGATGATCGACCCGCTCAAGACCGTCGGCATCGAGCGCGGAAAGCCCTTCGCTCCCGACACGAAGACGCAGCAGATCCTCACCGGCGCGATCCGGGAGGCCAAGGCCTGGTTCGAGGCGAGGTACGACACGCTGCCGCCCTTCCACCAGGGTGAGCACTGGTTCTTCCCGTCGACCGAGGAGATGTTCCGCAACGTGACGGGCGACTGGAAAATCCCCGATTCCTATCCGGTCGACGCCCGCGGCACCGCCTACACCCTCGCCTTCTTCAGCGCCAAGCATCTGGGGCAATCCCAGTACTATCTGCTGACCGGCAAGGACAAGGACGGCAAGCCGCTGGAGGGCAAGGCCTCCTATCGTCTGACCGTGCCGGCGAACGCGCCGGTGACCCAGTACTGGTCGATGACAGTCTACGACCGCGACACGCATGCCTTCATCCGCGAGGCGAAATGGGTCGGCCGCTCGTCGCAGACGCCTGGCCTGCAAAAGAACGCGGACGGTTCGACGGAGATCTTCTTCGGACCGGCGGCACCGACCGGCAAGGAATCGAACTGGGTCCCGACCGACCCCGGCGGCCGCTTCGAGGTGCTCGCCCGCTTCTACGGCCCCCAAAAGCCGCTGTTCGACAAGACGTGGACGCTGCCGGACATCGAGAAGGTCGCGGCGCAATGA
- a CDS encoding ABC transporter permease — MTAETQTAFRLSFRRKAKGIPRWLSAAVLAIGLLVLLPLAALIGIAAEGDAEIWPHLIANVLPASTRDTLALLIGIGIVAGSMGITTAWLVTAHRFPGRGILVWLLPLPLAVPTYITAYIYVEVFDSAGLVQMALRDVMGWKSRSDYWFPEIRSLPGCILVMSAVLYPYIYIAARAMFLTQSASMLEVARTLGASRIKLFRIIALPLARPALAVGVSLALLEALNDIGASEYLGVRTLTVAVYNTWLNRGSLAGAAQIACVMLAFVVGLILIERYGRRDRRYAGSPKRHRTVHPVPLLGARAWIATVLCTMPVVLGFILPVAFLVRETLRGSLFKQLDAEFLAHLMTTVGLSVLATCAVLILAIVLVSAARLSRNSLTKGALFAASLGYAIPGTVLALGLMTPLVGIDNLIGNLWRNLTGERLGLLLMGAAGGIIIAYVIRFLSIATGSLSAGLDRVSPSLEDAARTLGASRREMVWKIQIPLMRPALASAALLIFVDCIKELPATLLLRPLNTETLSTLVYSYATRGRFEDGSLAALVIVLVGLLPVIQLIRSAEARPRTTESPDSASGSASP; from the coding sequence GTGACCGCAGAAACGCAGACTGCATTCCGCCTCTCGTTCCGGCGAAAGGCAAAAGGCATCCCCCGGTGGCTCTCGGCCGCCGTGCTCGCGATCGGTCTGCTCGTCCTCCTGCCCCTCGCCGCGCTGATCGGCATCGCCGCCGAGGGCGACGCGGAGATCTGGCCGCACCTCATCGCCAACGTGCTGCCGGCGAGCACGCGCGACACGCTCGCACTTCTGATCGGCATCGGCATCGTCGCGGGCTCCATGGGCATCACGACGGCGTGGCTCGTCACCGCGCACCGCTTTCCCGGCCGCGGCATCCTCGTGTGGCTGTTGCCGCTGCCGCTCGCCGTGCCGACCTACATCACGGCCTATATCTACGTGGAAGTCTTCGACTCGGCCGGCCTCGTGCAGATGGCCCTGCGCGATGTCATGGGCTGGAAGTCGCGGAGCGATTACTGGTTTCCGGAAATCCGCTCGCTTCCCGGCTGCATCCTCGTGATGTCTGCCGTGCTCTATCCTTACATCTACATCGCCGCGCGGGCGATGTTCCTGACGCAGAGCGCAAGCATGCTGGAAGTGGCGCGCACGCTCGGCGCCAGCCGCATCAAGCTGTTCCGCATCATTGCGCTGCCCCTCGCCCGCCCTGCCCTGGCCGTGGGCGTGTCGCTGGCGCTGCTTGAAGCGCTCAACGACATCGGCGCCAGTGAATATCTCGGCGTACGCACGCTCACCGTGGCGGTCTACAACACGTGGCTCAACCGCGGCAGCCTGGCGGGCGCGGCGCAGATCGCCTGCGTGATGCTCGCCTTCGTCGTCGGGCTGATCCTGATCGAGCGCTACGGGCGGCGGGACCGGCGCTATGCCGGCTCGCCCAAGCGGCATCGCACGGTGCACCCCGTTCCGCTTCTCGGTGCACGGGCCTGGATCGCGACGGTTCTCTGTACCATGCCGGTCGTTCTCGGCTTCATCCTGCCGGTCGCCTTCCTGGTGCGCGAGACCCTGCGCGGCAGCCTGTTCAAGCAGCTGGATGCGGAGTTCCTTGCCCATCTGATGACGACGGTCGGCCTGTCGGTCCTGGCGACCTGCGCGGTGCTGATCCTCGCCATCGTGCTGGTCTCGGCCGCCCGCCTGTCCAGAAACTCCCTTACCAAGGGAGCGCTCTTCGCGGCGAGCTTGGGCTATGCAATTCCCGGTACCGTGCTCGCGCTCGGGCTCATGACCCCACTGGTCGGCATCGACAATCTCATCGGCAATCTTTGGCGCAATCTTACGGGCGAGCGCCTCGGCCTCCTGCTCATGGGCGCCGCCGGCGGCATTATCATCGCCTACGTGATCCGCTTTCTCTCGATTGCGACCGGCTCCCTGTCCGCCGGACTGGACCGTGTGTCGCCGAGCCTGGAAGACGCCGCACGCACGCTCGGAGCATCGCGACGGGAGATGGTGTGGAAAATACAGATTCCGCTCATGCGTCCCGCGCTGGCGAGCGCCGCCCTGCTGATCTTCGTGGACTGCATCAAGGAGCTCCCGGCGACCCTGCTGCTGCGCCCCCTCAACACGGAAACGCTCTCGACCCTCGTCTACTCCTATGCCACGAGGGGCCGGTTCGAGGACGGGTCGCTCGCCGCCCTCGTCATCGTCCTGGTCGGGTTGCTGCCGGTGATCCAGCTCATCCGCAGCGCCGAGGCGCGGCCGCGAACCACAGAGAGCCCGGATTCGGCATCGGGTTCCGCGAGCCCGTGA
- a CDS encoding Fe(3+) ABC transporter substrate-binding protein: MVKLSFGRGLLFGTAVLGVLAGSGASASAEEVLNIYTAREPGLIKPVLDEFTKETGIKVNTIFIANGLEERIRTEGANSPADVIVTVDIGRLAAAKDYGVTQAVKSEALEKVVPAVYRDPEGHWFGIALRGRVVYASKERVKQDKITYEELADPKWKGKVCIRSGQHLYNISLIAAMIAHKGEAKAEEWLKGVKANLAKKPSGGDREQARDILAGVCDIAVGNTYYVSLMLNGTDADQKKWGEAINVILPTFEGGGTHVNVSGLALAKNSPNKANAMKFMEYMVSDESQRIHADANSEYPVEAGIKIHPTIASFGELKADNVQIAEIAKLRKKASELVDKVGFDQ; the protein is encoded by the coding sequence ATGGTGAAACTTTCGTTTGGACGTGGGCTGCTCTTCGGGACTGCGGTTCTCGGTGTTCTTGCAGGTTCGGGCGCTTCGGCTTCGGCCGAGGAGGTGCTGAACATCTACACCGCCCGTGAGCCTGGCTTGATCAAGCCCGTGCTCGACGAGTTCACCAAAGAGACCGGCATCAAGGTCAACACGATCTTCATCGCCAACGGCCTCGAGGAGCGCATCCGCACCGAAGGCGCGAACAGCCCTGCCGACGTGATCGTCACGGTCGATATCGGCCGCCTGGCCGCCGCCAAGGATTACGGCGTGACTCAGGCCGTGAAGTCCGAGGCGCTCGAGAAGGTCGTCCCGGCTGTCTATCGCGATCCGGAAGGCCACTGGTTCGGCATCGCCCTTCGCGGCCGTGTCGTCTACGCCTCCAAGGAGCGCGTGAAGCAGGACAAGATCACCTATGAAGAACTCGCCGATCCCAAGTGGAAGGGCAAGGTCTGCATCCGCTCCGGCCAGCATCTCTACAACATCAGCCTGATCGCCGCCATGATCGCCCATAAGGGCGAGGCCAAGGCCGAGGAATGGCTGAAGGGCGTGAAGGCCAACCTCGCCAAGAAGCCTTCGGGCGGCGACCGCGAGCAGGCCAGGGACATCCTCGCCGGCGTCTGCGACATCGCCGTCGGCAACACCTACTACGTATCGCTCATGCTCAACGGTACCGACGCGGACCAGAAGAAATGGGGCGAGGCGATCAACGTGATCCTGCCGACCTTCGAAGGCGGCGGCACCCATGTGAACGTCTCCGGCCTTGCGCTGGCGAAGAACTCGCCCAACAAGGCCAATGCCATGAAGTTCATGGAATACATGGTCTCGGACGAGTCGCAGCGGATCCACGCCGACGCCAATTCCGAATATCCGGTCGAGGCCGGCATCAAGATTCACCCGACCATCGCCTCGTTCGGCGAGCTGAAGGCCGACAACGTGCAGATCGCCGAGATCGCCAAGCTGCGCAAGAAGGCGAGCGAGCTGGTCGACAAGGTCGGCTTCGACCAATAA
- a CDS encoding Crp/Fnr family transcriptional regulator produces MTWVEAIGWFGAALAITGSAMKTIIPLRCIGIGANICSLVVSTFLGNIPGVVANLILLPINSVRLYQMLGLIKRVKQASKSDLSMEWLKPFMTRRKTTAGEILFAKGDVANCMFFTIAGRFRLKEIDIELLQGQVVGEMGFMSPTNTRTQTLECLEAGEVLSISYDEVRQLYFQNPEFGFYFLRLTSERLFHNMESMEKEITRLHAALPDVEPVRKAASA; encoded by the coding sequence ATGACATGGGTTGAGGCAATCGGCTGGTTCGGGGCGGCTCTTGCCATCACGGGCAGCGCGATGAAGACGATCATCCCGCTGCGCTGCATCGGGATCGGGGCGAACATCTGCTCCCTGGTCGTCTCCACCTTCCTGGGCAATATCCCGGGCGTCGTGGCCAATCTGATCCTGCTGCCGATCAACAGCGTGCGCCTGTATCAAATGCTCGGCCTGATCAAGCGCGTAAAGCAGGCCTCGAAGAGCGACCTTTCCATGGAATGGCTCAAGCCCTTCATGACCCGCCGCAAGACGACGGCAGGAGAAATTCTCTTCGCCAAGGGCGACGTTGCCAACTGCATGTTCTTCACGATCGCCGGGCGCTTCCGCCTGAAGGAGATCGACATCGAGCTGCTTCAGGGCCAGGTCGTCGGCGAGATGGGCTTCATGTCCCCGACCAACACACGCACGCAAACCCTCGAATGCCTGGAGGCAGGCGAAGTGCTGAGCATCTCCTATGACGAGGTGCGCCAGCTCTATTTTCAGAATCCCGAATTCGGCTTCTACTTCCTTCGGCTCACGAGCGAGCGACTTTTCCACAACATGGAGTCGATGGAGAAGGAGATCACCCGTCTGCATGCGGCCCTGCCGGATGTCGAACCGGTCAGGAAGGCGGCCTCTGCTTAG
- a CDS encoding pentapeptide repeat-containing protein, whose translation MAKCQDAPAPGVDWSGCSKARLMLTNEDLTGIVVQRSLLTLSDFAASRMAGAKLSETEVSRTRFEGADLSRSDFTKALGWRANFAQANLTGANFSAADMNRSNFAQVKAAGSNFSKAELNRSDFSGADLTGANMSKAEVARVLFQNARVTGVDFSYSNLSRSRLEGRDLKGANLTGAYFYLTQLGGADLSGVSGLSQAQIDIACGTEQTKLPAGLNAPKGWPCKEEED comes from the coding sequence ATGGCCAAATGCCAGGACGCGCCGGCACCGGGGGTCGACTGGTCGGGGTGCTCCAAGGCGCGCCTCATGCTGACGAACGAGGACCTGACCGGCATCGTCGTCCAGCGCTCGCTTCTCACTTTGAGCGACTTCGCCGCTTCGCGAATGGCCGGAGCCAAATTGAGCGAGACGGAAGTCAGCCGCACCCGGTTCGAAGGGGCCGATCTCTCGCGGTCGGATTTCACCAAGGCGCTCGGCTGGCGGGCCAATTTCGCGCAGGCCAATCTAACCGGCGCCAACTTCAGCGCCGCGGATATGAACCGTTCGAACTTCGCTCAGGTCAAAGCGGCGGGTTCCAATTTCAGCAAAGCCGAGTTGAACCGCTCCGACTTCAGCGGCGCCGATCTCACCGGCGCCAACATGTCAAAGGCGGAGGTGGCGCGGGTCCTGTTCCAGAACGCGCGGGTGACCGGTGTCGACTTCAGCTATTCCAATCTCTCGCGATCGCGGCTCGAAGGGCGGGATCTGAAGGGAGCGAACCTGACGGGGGCCTACTTCTACTTGACGCAGCTCGGCGGTGCGGACCTGTCCGGTGTGAGCGGGTTGAGCCAGGCCCAGATCGATATCGCCTGCGGCACGGAGCAGACCAAGCTTCCCGCCGGGCTCAACGCGCCCAAAGGCTGGCCCTGTAAGGAGGAAGAGGACTGA